Proteins encoded by one window of Desulfomonilia bacterium:
- a CDS encoding HgcAB-associated protein, whose translation MAKSKTGSGCCGQGEQSCCRVESLLPVDERGQMVLPKELRERAGIKAGDKLALISFQKDGEVCCLALMKADNLAEHVQNFLGPVMGNFAK comes from the coding sequence ATGGCGAAATCAAAAACTGGTTCAGGCTGTTGCGGCCAGGGGGAACAAAGCTGCTGCAGGGTCGAGTCCCTTTTGCCTGTCGATGAGCGCGGTCAGATGGTCCTTCCAAAGGAGCTTAGGGAAAGGGCCGGCATAAAGGCTGGCGACAAGCTTGCCCTCATAAGTTTTCAAAAGGATGGTGAGGTCTGCTGCCTGGCTTTAATGAAGGCAGACAATCTGGCTGAGCATGTTCAGAACTTTCTGGGTCCGGTCATGGGAAATTTTGCCAAATAA
- a CDS encoding CoA-binding protein has product MEVFFNPKSVVVIGASNSLFNLGATIIQTVKVYSLFTGDVYAVNRKGESVHGCSGYVRVTDIPGDVELAVIISPAATVPEFVRQCAAKGIKHIIIESSGFSEGGTAGQSYQEEISKTAKEHGIRIMGPNCLGVLNTQNKFCCFYGITQEDFDAFAHSKGSISYIIQSGGIVVIILESFSKDIVKVNKIVSIGNKSDIDEADMLEYYSRDNTTEVIGLYLENVKNGRKLIDVASKVEKPMLAFKVGRTGEGARAAMSHTAGMANNDTVFEKACSQAGIIRLKSITELHSLPKIFTSMPLLKGKKIAVFTNSGAFGGITADLLVEAGLEMAELSEETREKLSKTGQLFNVTNPIDLGPAISMSTFQEIFDILLSCDEVDGLLAVPSLWHPMVIEAIKDLVAKCRKYGKPAAIYTPNSAEKTMNYRNTYNVPLFESPEEAVRALEVSYRQFCFLKRKEDLPEGLNLDC; this is encoded by the coding sequence ATGGAAGTATTCTTCAATCCGAAATCGGTTGTTGTGATAGGCGCTTCGAATTCCCTTTTCAACCTCGGGGCCACCATTATCCAGACGGTCAAGGTTTATTCCCTGTTCACCGGTGATGTCTATGCCGTTAACCGCAAAGGCGAAAGCGTTCACGGGTGCAGCGGCTATGTAAGAGTTACCGATATACCCGGGGATGTTGAACTTGCAGTGATAATATCCCCTGCAGCCACCGTTCCCGAATTCGTAAGGCAGTGCGCAGCCAAGGGTATCAAGCATATAATAATTGAGAGCTCTGGGTTTTCAGAGGGCGGGACTGCCGGTCAGTCATACCAGGAAGAAATCAGTAAAACGGCTAAAGAACACGGCATACGCATCATGGGGCCAAACTGCCTGGGGGTTCTCAATACGCAGAACAAATTCTGCTGTTTCTACGGGATAACGCAGGAAGATTTCGATGCATTCGCACACAGCAAAGGGAGCATCTCGTACATTATCCAGAGCGGCGGAATAGTCGTCATAATCCTTGAATCCTTCAGCAAGGACATCGTGAAGGTTAACAAGATTGTCAGCATCGGCAACAAATCAGACATCGATGAGGCCGATATGCTTGAATACTACAGCAGGGACAATACGACCGAGGTTATCGGGCTGTACCTTGAAAACGTTAAAAACGGCCGCAAGCTGATCGATGTGGCCTCAAAGGTTGAAAAGCCCATGCTGGCCTTCAAGGTGGGCCGCACTGGCGAAGGAGCAAGGGCCGCCATGTCGCACACCGCAGGCATGGCTAATAATGATACTGTTTTTGAAAAGGCATGCAGCCAGGCGGGTATAATCCGGTTGAAAAGCATAACCGAACTCCATTCCCTGCCCAAGATATTCACGTCCATGCCCCTTCTCAAGGGTAAAAAAATTGCGGTGTTCACCAACTCAGGGGCCTTTGGCGGCATAACGGCTGATCTGCTTGTCGAGGCCGGACTGGAAATGGCCGAGCTCTCGGAAGAAACACGGGAAAAGCTCAGCAAAACCGGTCAGCTTTTCAATGTCACCAACCCCATAGACCTCGGCCCCGCCATATCCATGAGCACCTTCCAGGAAATCTTCGACATCCTGCTATCCTGCGATGAGGTCGACGGCCTGCTTGCAGTGCCGAGCCTGTGGCACCCTATGGTGATTGAAGCAATCAAGGACCTTGTGGCCAAGTGCCGGAAATATGGCAAACCTGCGGCGATCTATACACCCAATTCGGCGGAAAAAACCATGAACTACAGGAATACATACAATGTGCCGCTGTTCGAATCTCCTGAAGAGGCGGTACGTGCGCTTGAAGTCTCCTACAGGCAGTTCTGTTTCCTGAAGAGGAAAGAAGACCTGCCCGAGGGGCTCAACCTTGATTGCTGA
- a CDS encoding peptidylprolyl isomerase, whose protein sequence is MLKRTVIALIVMVAFTCSAYAAKAPKTSKPEGKNPIVLLSTSMGDIKLELFEKEAPISVKNFLGYVNSGFYSDTIFHRVIPNFMIQGGGFTKDFVEKPTNAPIKNEAGNGLRNERGTLAMARTFIIDSATAQFFINVKDNTFLNHSSNTMQGFGYAVFGKVIEGMDVVDRIAAVPTGNRGEFSDVPVKEVVIKSMKVIKK, encoded by the coding sequence ATCTTGAAAAGAACTGTTATCGCACTGATAGTCATGGTTGCATTCACCTGCAGCGCTTATGCCGCCAAGGCCCCCAAGACATCCAAACCGGAAGGAAAAAATCCCATCGTTCTGTTAAGTACCAGCATGGGGGATATAAAACTGGAGCTGTTCGAAAAAGAAGCGCCCATAAGCGTGAAAAATTTTCTAGGTTATGTGAATTCGGGTTTTTATTCAGACACCATCTTTCACAGGGTGATCCCCAACTTCATGATACAGGGCGGCGGCTTCACAAAGGATTTTGTTGAAAAGCCTACCAATGCGCCCATAAAGAACGAGGCCGGAAACGGCCTTAGAAACGAGCGCGGCACACTGGCCATGGCCCGTACATTTATTATCGACTCGGCCACGGCGCAGTTCTTCATAAATGTTAAAGACAATACTTTCCTGAACCACAGCAGCAATACCATGCAGGGATTCGGCTATGCCGTATTCGGAAAGGTGATCGAGGGCATGGATGTGGTGGACAGGATTGCAGCGGTTCCGACAGGAAACAGAGGTGAATTTTCCGATGTCCCGGTGAAAGAAGTTGTTATCAAATCAATGAAGGTTATTAAGAAATAA